A part of Arachis hypogaea cultivar Tifrunner chromosome 12, arahy.Tifrunner.gnm2.J5K5, whole genome shotgun sequence genomic DNA contains:
- the LOC112728884 gene encoding pyruvate kinase 1, cytosolic, with the protein MPSSHLLLEEPIRMASILEPSKPSFFPAMTKIVGTLGPKSRSVDSISGCLKAGMSVARFDFSWGDPAYHQETLENLKAAIKTTKKLCAVMLDTVGAEMQVVNKSETTVSLQADGQVVLTPDRGQDATSELLPINFDGLAKSVKKGDTIFIGQYLFTGSETTSVWLEVSEVRGQDVVCTIKNTATLAGSLFTLHGSQIHIDLPTLTEKDKEVISTWGVKNKIDFLSLSYTRHAEDVRQAREFLSKLGDLSQTQIFAKIENVEGLTHFDEILREADGIILSRGNLGIDLPPEKVFLFQKSALYKCNMAGKPAVLTRVVDSMTDNLRPTRAEATDVANAVLDGSDAILLGAETLRGLYPIETISTVGRICSEAEKVFNQDLYFKKTVKYVGEPMTHLESIASSAVRAAIKVKASVIICFTSSGRAARLIAKYRPTMPVLSVVIPRLKTNQLKWSFSGAFEARQSLIVRGLFPMLADPRHPAESTSATNESILKVALDHGKAMGIIKSHDRVVVCQKLGDASVVKIIELED; encoded by the exons ATGCCGTCCAGTCACCTCCTTCTAGAAGAACCTATTCGGATGGCTTCCATCCTCGAGCCATCCAAGCCT agcTTCTTCCCTGCAATGACGAAGATCGTCGGAACCTTGGGACCTAAATCCCGATCCGTTGATTCCATCTCTGGTTGCCTCAAAGCTGGCATGTCTG TGGCTAGATTTGATTTTTCATGGGGTGACCCTGCGTACCACCAAGAGACTCTAGAGAATCTCAAGGCTGCTATCAAGACCACTAAGAAACTCTGTGCT GTTATGCTGGACACAGTGGGTGCGGAGATGCAGGTCGTTAACAAGAGCGAAACAACTGTCTCGCTTCAGGCGGATGGGCAGGTTGTTCTAACTCCTGACCGGGGACAAGATGCCACTTCAGAGTTATTGCCCATCAATTTCGATGGACTGGCCAAG TCTGTGAAGAAGGGTGATACTATTTTCATTGGTCAATACTTGTTCACTGGAAGTGAAACTACTTCTGTGTGGCTAGAG GTATCTGAAGTCCGTGGGCAAGATGTTGTTTGTACCATAAAGAATACAGCAACACTGGCTGGCTCATTGTTCACTTTACATGGTTCTCAAATTCATATTGATTTGCCTACCCTCACTGAGAAAGACAAGGAG GTTATTAGCACCTGGGGAGTCAAAAACAAAATTGATTTTCTGTCACTTTCATATACTCGTCATGCCGAAGATGTTCGCCAG GCCCGTGAATTCCTTTCCAAATTGGGTGATCTCAGCCAGACCCAAATTTTTGCTAAGATTGAAAATGTTGAG GGCCTGACCCATTTTGATGAGATTCTACGAGAAGCTGATGGTATTATCCTATCGCGTGGTAATTTGGGCATTGATCTTCCACCAGAGAAG GTGTTCTTGTTTCAAAAATCTGCCCTATACAAGTGTAATATGGCTGGAAAACCTGCTGTACTTACACGTGTTGTGGATAGTATGACTGACAACTTAAGACCCACTCGTGCTGAAGCCACTGATGTTGCCAATGCTGTTTTGGATG GCAGTGATGCAATACTTCTGGGTGCTGAGACCCTGCGTGGGTTGTACCCTATTGAGACTATTTCCACTGTTGGCAGAATTTGTTCAGAG GCTGAGAAGGTTTTCAATCAAGACCTTTATTTTAAGAAGACAGTCAAGTATGTTGGGGAACCCATGACCCACTTGGAATCTATTGCCTCCTCTGCG GTGCGAGCAGCGATTAAGGTTAAGGCCTCTGTAATAATTTGCTTCACTTCATCTGGAAGGGCCGCAAG ATTGATTGCAAAGTATAGGCCAACAATGCCAGTTCTCTCTGTTGTGATCCCCCGACTCAAGACAAATCAGCTGAAGTGGAGCTTTAGTGGTGCCTTTGAG GCAAGGCAATCACTCATTGTAAGAGGTCTCTTTCCCATGCTTGCTGATCCTCGACATCCT GCCGAGTCAACGAGTGCAACAAACGAGTCGATTCTTAAGGTTGCCCTTGACCATGGAAAAGCAATGGGAATTATAAAGTCGCATGATAGAGTTGTTGTTTGCCAGAAACTTGGTGATGCTTCTGTTGTTAAGATTATTGAGCTTGAAGACTAA
- the LOC112728885 gene encoding uncharacterized protein: MESNNELGSGMFSVIGSSFLGLDHNNNNNNNNNNNNNPSQQQQNLQHRNQPKMVQFGSSSSSSHHQQINYDNNNNSSKNKHQQGSLSDEDEQGFNNIDVDESNSNKMKNISSSISPWQRMKWTSTMVRLLIMAVYYIGDEVGGGGGSSGGGSSETSTDPNGKKKMMMNKQGGGLILQNKKGKWKSVSRAMMEKGFYVSPQQCEDKFNDLNKRYKRVNDVLGRVTACKVVENQKLLETMDHLSPKAKEEVRKLLNSKHLFFREMCAYHNSFGHGGDNASQSQLQHEQGEKEKEERCFHSSSKLKIGCEEEDHNDDSGDDDDDDDSENYFDEDEDELGEGGSKGHHDHHHDHNKRQKKSSSCELMKELSNEVNGVLEDKGKSVLEKKQWLRSKIVKLEEKQIRHEGQGFEIEKERMKWRKYSSKKEREMERAKFENQRRRLEIERMILIIHQKELELQHQQHQ, translated from the exons ATGGAATCCAACAATGAACTAGGTAGTGGCATGTTCTCTGTCATAGGTTCTAGTTTCTTAGGATtagatcataataataataataataataataataataataataataacccttcacaacaacaacaaaatcttCAACATAGAAACCAACCCAAAATGGTTCAgtttggttcttcttcttcttcttctcatcaccaACAAATCaattatgataataataataattcatccAAGAACAAACACCAACAAGGTTCTCTAAGTGATGAAGATGAACAAGGATTCAATAATATAGATGTTGATGAGAGTAATAGTAACAAGATGAAGAACATTAGTAGTAGTATCTCACCATGGCAGAGAATGAAATGGACTAGTACCATGGTTAGGCTCTTGATAATGGCTGTTTACTACATTGGTGATGAAGTTGGCGGCGGCGGCGGCAGTAGTGGTGGTGGTTCATCAGAA ACAAGTACTGATCCAAATGGgaagaaaaagatgatgatgaacaAGCAAGGAGGGGGGTTGATTCTTCAGAACAAGAAAGGGAAGTGGAAATCAGTGTCAAGAGCAATGATGGAGAAAGGTTTCTATGTTTCACCTCAACAATGTGAGGACAAGTTCAATGATCTGAACAAGAGGTACAAGAGGGTCAATGATGTTCTTGGAAGAGTAACAGCTTGCAAGGTTGTTGAGAATCAAAAGTTGTTGGAAACAATGGATCACTTGTCACCAAAGGCCAAAGAAGAAGTGAGAAAGTTGCTGAATTCAAAGCACCTTTTCTTTAGAGAAATGTGTGCTTATCATAATAGTTTTGGCCATGGTGGTGATAATGCATCTCAATCTCAATTACAACATGAAcaaggagagaaagaaaaggaagaaagatgctttcattcttcttctaagTTGAAAATAGGGTGTGAAGAAGAGGATCATAATGATGATAGTGGTGACGACGACGATGACGACGATTCTGAGAACTAttttgatgaggatgaagatgaattAGGAGAAGGTGGTTCAAAGggtcatcatgatcatcatcatgatcataatAAGAGGCAAAAGAAATCATCATCATGTGAATTGATGAAAGAATTGAGCAATGAGGTGAATGGTGTTTTGGAAGATAAGGGAAAGAGTGTTTTGGAGAAGAAGCAATGGTTAAGGAGTAAGATAGTGAAGTTAGAGGAGAAGCAAATAAGGCATGAGGGACAAGGGTttgagattgagaaagaaagaatgaaatggagaAAGTATAGTAGCAAGAAGGAGagggagatggagagagcaaAGTTTGAGAATCAAAGGAGAAGGTTAGAGATTGAGAGAATGATTTTGATCATTCACCAAAAGGAACTTGAATTGCAACATCAACAGCATCAATAG